In the Pogona vitticeps strain Pit_001003342236 chromosome 2, PviZW2.1, whole genome shotgun sequence genome, GCATGTTCAGCCTGCTTTGCAAAGTCTGTACCTAACCTATTTTCTCCTTTTGCCCTTTCTTCTGCAGCGACCCAGATACTGTCGCCTTTTGCGTGCTGGCCGCTGATGAGGAGGACGAAGGGGACATTGCCCTCCAAATCCACTTCACCCTCATCCAGGCTTTTTGCTGCGAAAATGATATTGACATTGTGCGTGTGAACGACATCCCAAAGCTGGCCACTATTGTGGGGGCCAAGGAAGAATCTGGGGAGCCACGCGACCTGCACTGCATTCTCATAACGGTGAGTGTCCTCGGCTGGCAGGCAGCCTGCTTGCTTCTATATTTAGACTTCCCGGCTGTCTTTCGCTTTCTGCAGAAAGTCCCAAGGTTGCTTCTCTTTACAAAACCTGGGACTTCCCCTAAATTTTTGCTGCCGCCTACTTCCAGCCCACATGATACTGTGTGAATAGTGACTTGTTGAAACAGCTTCTGGGAAAGAGGCTGGCCAGCAGCTTGGAGCCACCAGATAGCTGCCATAATATAATTTGAATGTTTTTGTCATTAGTCCGCTTCCAAGGGAGCTGATTTCATAAGTTTATCACCAGCTTCTGGAGGGCTGTGCAAATATAACATActaaagtagattttttttcctttgctgtgcAGAGCAGCACTGTTGTTTACAATGCTATAGCTAATTTAGTTTCTCCTTTTAATGAGTAGGTATTGCTATCTGTCACAACATGTTTTGCTAATTCCTGGTTGGGCAGCGTTTACTCATGCATCTTTGTTCTCTTTGGTTTGTTGTAGAATCCTAATGAGGATGCCTGGAAGGAgccagccttggacaagctgagCTTGTTTTGCGAGGAGAGTCGAAATGTCAATGACTGGGTGCCCAATATCACCCTGCCtgagtgatggtgatgatgaaacaAAAGAAGCTACATGCATAGAAGAGGTTGAAACCTTTTG is a window encoding:
- the GADD45G gene encoding growth arrest and DNA damage-inducible protein GADD45 gamma, which gives rise to MTLEEIHGQEPMPETSDSTASSAATGSRMQSAGKALQELLASSQRRGCLTVGVYESAKLMNVDPDTVAFCVLAADEEDEGDIALQIHFTLIQAFCCENDIDIVRVNDIPKLATIVGAKEESGEPRDLHCILITNPNEDAWKEPALDKLSLFCEESRNVNDWVPNITLPE